One genomic region from Spirosoma sp. KCTC 42546 encodes:
- a CDS encoding Uma2 family endonuclease, whose translation MIFPLNPTIRRDDRLTDNEFYAFCQANPDLRLERDENGQIYIEMPTGSRTSIRNLDLAAEVYLWNRQHKAGIVTESNGGFTLPDTSVRVPYVAWVSNERWNALSEIEKDNFAQVCPDFVIELMSDVSEKYTLPAKMEKYLQNGVRLGWVIDPFSQQTTIYRPERDPEVVNFADILDGEIVLPGFELILSDLL comes from the coding sequence ATGATATTCCCGCTAAATCCCACAATCCGCCGGGATGACCGCCTGACTGACAATGAATTTTACGCTTTCTGTCAGGCAAATCCTGATTTGCGGTTAGAACGCGATGAGAACGGACAAATTTACATTGAAATGCCTACCGGAAGCCGAACCAGTATTAGAAATCTTGATCTTGCGGCAGAAGTGTATCTGTGGAACCGTCAACATAAAGCAGGTATTGTTACAGAGTCAAATGGTGGTTTTACCTTGCCTGATACCTCAGTACGAGTACCTTATGTCGCTTGGGTGAGTAATGAGCGATGGAACGCTCTTTCTGAAATTGAGAAAGATAATTTTGCTCAGGTTTGCCCTGACTTTGTCATTGAGCTTATGTCGGACGTAAGTGAAAAGTACACCCTACCCGCTAAAATGGAAAAATACCTGCAGAATGGTGTTCGATTGGGTTGGGTAATTGATCCGTTTAGTCAACAAACAACCATTTATCGACCTGAACGTGATCCTGAAGTAGTGAATTTTGCGGATATACTAGATGGAGAGATTGTTCTACCTGGTTTTGAATTAATACTAAGTGACTTGTTATAA
- the ahcY gene encoding adenosylhomocysteinase — protein sequence METSTYVPYKVKDIALAEWGRKEIKLAEAEMPGLMALRAEYGPSQPLKGARIAGCLHMTIQTAVLIETLVELGADVTWSSCNIFSTQDHAAAAIAAAGIPVYAWKGMNEEEFNWCIEQTLFFGEDRQPLNMILDDGGDLTNMVFDVYPELIQNIKGLSEETTTGVHRLYERMKNGTLHLPAINVNDSVTKSKFDNKYGCRESLVDAIRRATDLMLAGKVAVVAGYGDVGKGSAESLRGAGCRVLVTEIDPICALQAAMDGFEVIPMDEAVPRAQIFVTATGNVRIIKDRHFKAMRDKAIVCNIGHFDNEIDMAWLNENYGHSKSQIKPQVDMYEVDGKEIIVLAEGRLVNLGCAMGHPSFVMSCSFSNQTLAQLELWANSDKYENKVYVLPKILDEKVAALHLAHVGAKLEPLAQEQADYIGVPMSGPFKSEMYRY from the coding sequence ATGGAAACATCAACCTACGTTCCTTACAAGGTTAAGGACATCGCGCTGGCCGAGTGGGGCCGCAAGGAAATCAAACTTGCCGAAGCCGAAATGCCCGGCCTGATGGCCCTTCGTGCTGAATATGGCCCATCGCAGCCACTCAAAGGTGCCCGGATTGCCGGATGCCTCCACATGACTATCCAGACCGCCGTTCTTATCGAAACCTTGGTGGAATTGGGTGCCGATGTAACCTGGTCGTCCTGTAACATTTTTTCGACACAGGACCATGCTGCTGCTGCCATTGCGGCTGCCGGGATTCCAGTGTATGCCTGGAAAGGAATGAACGAAGAAGAATTCAACTGGTGCATCGAGCAAACATTGTTCTTCGGCGAAGATCGTCAGCCACTCAACATGATTCTTGACGATGGTGGTGACCTGACCAACATGGTGTTCGATGTATATCCTGAGTTGATTCAGAACATCAAAGGCCTGTCGGAAGAAACGACAACGGGTGTTCACCGCCTATACGAGCGGATGAAGAATGGGACGCTGCACCTGCCTGCTATCAACGTAAATGATTCCGTTACGAAATCGAAATTTGATAACAAATACGGTTGCCGTGAGTCACTGGTTGATGCGATCCGTCGGGCTACCGATTTGATGCTGGCTGGTAAAGTGGCTGTTGTGGCTGGTTATGGCGATGTAGGTAAGGGTTCGGCTGAGTCACTACGGGGTGCAGGTTGCCGGGTTCTGGTAACGGAAATTGACCCAATCTGTGCGCTACAGGCTGCTATGGATGGCTTTGAAGTAATTCCGATGGATGAAGCAGTTCCCCGTGCGCAGATTTTTGTAACGGCTACTGGTAACGTTCGGATTATTAAAGACCGGCATTTCAAAGCCATGCGCGACAAAGCCATTGTGTGTAACATTGGCCACTTCGACAACGAAATTGATATGGCCTGGTTGAATGAAAACTACGGTCACTCGAAGAGCCAGATCAAGCCACAGGTTGATATGTACGAAGTCGATGGCAAAGAAATCATCGTACTGGCCGAAGGCCGGTTGGTGAATCTGGGCTGTGCAATGGGCCACCCTTCGTTTGTGATGTCGTGCTCGTTCTCGAACCAGACACTGGCGCAATTGGAGCTGTGGGCTAACTCGGATAAATACGAGAATAAAGTATACGTATTGCCAAAAATTCTTGATGAGAAAGTAGCTGCCTTACACCTGGCTCACGTGGGTGCTAAACTGGAGCCACTCGCGCAGGAGCAGGCCGACTATATTGGTGTACCCATGTCAGGTCCGTTCAAGTCAGAAATGTATCGGTACTAA
- a CDS encoding PQQ-binding-like beta-propeller repeat protein, with amino-acid sequence MKQLFFLALFFLIDSRSVAQSIRFAFVTDTHVGAPETAAEDLQRTVNDINALPGIDFVVVTGDVTDFGTEQELNTAKRILDGLTKKWYIFPGNHDTKWSENGCNSFRKVFGSERFAFDFGNYRFIGCGSGPNMRMSPGLVAREDVLWLRSEVEKLKGSDRPVIFMNHYPLDDALANWYLLIDDLKKTNIQATLCGHGHANQAMDAEGIPATMGRSNLRAKDAVGGYNLVTIRNDTMTFSVRTPSVGPVEGRTEAPWRTVLLQNHRFRQDSKHYPRPSYQLNERYANVQAVWEKQDSSDIGAGIIADKTTCFYPNTRGQLVALSLTDGSVKWRLATEGKIYSTPAILKNRLVVASTDGTIYCLDKRNGKLNWKVETGKPIVACPLIDGNVVYMGSSEGKFRALSLKDGSEQWTFGDVHGFVESVPIADKQKIYFGSWGSTFYALDKKTGQPAWTWTNGKSRNFSPAAGIPLLTNGRIFLQTPDRTVTALDATNGREIWKTNQHKGFEASGLSEDGSLVYVKCMTDTIWALSTRSDSPQPAWFVNCNYGYEISPSPIIERDGIIFIPTDDGVLYAVDRQTRRVNWAHKLSNAMVNRIFPLGNREVLITTMDGKVARLQVTVK; translated from the coding sequence ATGAAACAACTATTTTTTCTGGCTTTATTCTTTCTTATCGATAGCCGCAGTGTGGCCCAATCCATTCGGTTCGCATTCGTGACCGATACACACGTTGGTGCTCCCGAAACGGCCGCCGAAGACCTGCAACGAACGGTCAATGATATAAACGCACTACCCGGTATTGATTTTGTCGTTGTCACCGGGGATGTTACTGATTTTGGTACTGAACAGGAGCTCAACACAGCTAAACGAATTCTGGATGGCCTGACGAAGAAATGGTACATTTTTCCGGGCAATCACGATACAAAGTGGTCGGAGAATGGCTGTAACAGTTTTCGGAAGGTGTTTGGGAGTGAACGGTTTGCCTTCGATTTTGGCAACTATCGTTTCATTGGTTGTGGCAGTGGCCCTAATATGCGGATGTCGCCGGGGCTGGTTGCCCGGGAAGATGTGCTGTGGCTCCGGTCTGAAGTTGAAAAACTGAAAGGCTCCGACCGACCGGTGATTTTCATGAACCATTACCCGCTCGATGATGCCCTCGCTAACTGGTACCTTCTCATTGACGACCTGAAAAAGACGAACATACAGGCCACGCTGTGCGGCCATGGTCATGCCAATCAGGCGATGGATGCCGAGGGTATTCCGGCTACCATGGGCCGCTCAAACTTACGGGCAAAAGATGCAGTTGGCGGGTACAATCTGGTCACGATTCGGAATGACACAATGACCTTTTCCGTTCGGACACCAAGCGTTGGCCCTGTAGAAGGACGAACCGAAGCCCCCTGGCGAACGGTCTTACTCCAGAACCACCGATTCCGTCAGGACTCAAAACACTATCCGCGGCCATCGTACCAGCTTAATGAGCGGTATGCAAACGTACAAGCCGTCTGGGAAAAGCAGGATAGCAGTGATATAGGCGCGGGTATCATTGCCGATAAAACGACTTGTTTTTACCCCAATACCAGAGGTCAACTGGTGGCGCTGTCGTTAACCGATGGCTCTGTAAAATGGCGATTGGCAACAGAAGGCAAGATTTATTCGACGCCCGCCATACTGAAAAACCGACTGGTTGTTGCCTCTACCGATGGCACTATCTATTGCCTCGATAAGCGAAATGGGAAACTTAACTGGAAGGTTGAAACGGGCAAACCCATTGTTGCCTGCCCGCTCATTGATGGGAATGTTGTATACATGGGTAGTTCTGAAGGTAAGTTCAGAGCCTTGTCGCTGAAAGACGGATCGGAGCAGTGGACGTTTGGCGATGTACATGGCTTTGTTGAATCTGTTCCTATTGCCGATAAACAGAAAATTTATTTCGGCTCCTGGGGGTCAACGTTCTACGCGCTTGACAAGAAAACAGGGCAGCCAGCCTGGACCTGGACCAATGGGAAAAGCCGAAACTTCTCACCAGCTGCTGGCATTCCCCTGTTAACGAACGGTCGGATTTTCCTACAGACACCTGATCGGACCGTTACCGCACTTGATGCTACCAATGGCCGGGAAATCTGGAAAACGAATCAGCATAAAGGATTTGAGGCCAGTGGACTCTCCGAAGATGGATCGCTGGTTTATGTGAAGTGCATGACCGATACGATCTGGGCCTTATCGACCCGGTCAGACAGTCCCCAACCAGCCTGGTTTGTCAACTGCAACTACGGTTATGAAATCAGTCCATCTCCTATCATCGAACGGGATGGGATTATTTTTATTCCTACAGACGATGGGGTACTGTATGCGGTTGACCGCCAGACCCGCCGGGTAAACTGGGCGCATAAACTTTCTAATGCCATGGTGAACCGTATTTTCCCATTGGGAAACCGGGAGGTACTTATAACAACGATGGATGGGAAAGTGGCTCGGCTTCAAGTTACCGTTAAGTGA
- a CDS encoding RidA family protein: MNSVRQFILLLSALLGTQAAVAQQLQYSNPPGLPTSKNYTQIVVTQGSRIAYISGQVSANAKGEIINKGDFRGQTKQVLENLKIALEAVGATFADVIKTTTYVVNTDAEKIGIVRDIRSQYFTSAGRSASAVDSPNPPASTYVGVQGLYDKDVLIEIEAIVALK; encoded by the coding sequence ATGAACTCCGTCCGCCAATTTATTCTCCTCTTAAGTGCGCTGCTGGGTACCCAAGCGGCAGTTGCTCAACAGCTCCAGTATAGTAACCCGCCCGGCCTGCCTACTTCTAAAAATTACACCCAAATTGTAGTCACACAGGGGAGTCGAATTGCCTACATATCGGGGCAAGTGTCAGCGAATGCCAAAGGCGAAATCATAAACAAAGGCGATTTTCGGGGACAAACAAAGCAAGTACTCGAAAACCTCAAAATAGCACTGGAAGCTGTAGGTGCTACCTTTGCCGATGTCATTAAAACGACGACCTATGTTGTCAACACAGATGCCGAGAAGATCGGTATTGTACGGGATATACGAAGCCAGTATTTTACCAGCGCTGGCCGGTCCGCCAGTGCGGTGGATTCGCCAAATCCGCCTGCGAGTACGTATGTAGGGGTACAGGGCTTATACGATAAAGATGTATTGATTGAAATTGAAGCGATAGTTGCCCTGAAGTAA
- a CDS encoding MarR family winged helix-turn-helix transcriptional regulator — protein MDFMAEMAELALASRLRRLSDVYWQGVTATYRQSGLDFDVRWATIFVLIARQGPVAVMEIAERLGITHPAVIQVINELEKNNLITSAKSEQDGRKRLLTLSETGQEMLPKLQPLWDAFIAVNQEMLGKQAHNLLTSLQEMETQLAERTFFDRIQDQLNRNKTNYC, from the coding sequence ATGGATTTTATGGCCGAAATGGCCGAGTTAGCGCTTGCCAGCCGACTCAGGCGATTAAGTGATGTGTATTGGCAGGGTGTAACCGCAACCTACCGGCAGTCGGGTCTGGATTTCGATGTACGATGGGCCACCATTTTTGTGCTCATTGCCCGGCAAGGACCCGTGGCTGTTATGGAGATCGCCGAGCGATTAGGCATAACGCACCCTGCTGTGATTCAGGTAATTAACGAACTGGAAAAGAATAATCTGATTACCTCCGCCAAGTCGGAGCAGGATGGGCGAAAACGCTTGCTGACACTGAGCGAAACCGGCCAGGAGATGCTTCCAAAACTCCAGCCTTTGTGGGATGCCTTTATTGCGGTCAATCAGGAAATGCTGGGCAAACAGGCGCACAACCTGCTAACCTCACTTCAGGAAATGGAAACACAACTGGCCGAACGCACCTTCTTCGACCGTATTCAGGATCAATTAAACCGAAACAAAACTAACTACTGTTAA
- a CDS encoding GNAT family N-acetyltransferase, whose product MNDVSIIPYSPEYQPDFKRLNIDWISHYFTVEPHDLEQLDQPETYILPNNGQILLARIGDKIVGCVAMVNTGIPDQEETSFELAKMAVSPDTQGKGIGKKLCVAAIDYARQLGVKTVWLESNRILTPALTMYASVGFREVPSVPTPYSRADIRMEMML is encoded by the coding sequence ATGAACGACGTTTCCATCATTCCTTACTCACCAGAGTATCAGCCTGATTTCAAACGCCTGAATATTGACTGGATTTCCCATTACTTTACGGTTGAACCGCACGACCTGGAGCAATTAGATCAGCCTGAAACGTATATCCTGCCAAACAATGGCCAAATCCTTCTGGCTCGGATTGGCGATAAAATCGTTGGTTGCGTAGCCATGGTCAACACCGGAATACCGGACCAGGAAGAGACCAGCTTCGAATTAGCAAAAATGGCGGTTTCGCCAGATACACAGGGCAAGGGAATTGGTAAAAAGCTATGTGTAGCCGCCATTGACTACGCCCGGCAACTAGGGGTTAAAACCGTCTGGCTCGAATCAAATCGAATCTTAACTCCTGCCCTGACCATGTACGCCAGCGTAGGCTTCCGGGAAGTGCCCAGCGTGCCCACCCCCTACAGCCGGGCTGATATTCGAATGGAGATGATGTTATAA
- a CDS encoding beta-N-acetylhexosaminidase has product MKKRLVCLITLLVSAGGLYAQTATYAIMPKPTRLETNSGSYILPAKPVITVQSTHAEVRRIAQMLADQLAKSTGTTPTVTVGKVAKGIAFVPAQGSKLGAEGYTLTVSPKQISISAEQPQGFFYGVQSLMQLMPAAVFSSTKVGGVTWSIPACMIEDQPRYGYRGSMLDVGRYFYPVPFIKKYIDLLALHKMNTFHWHLTEDQGWRIEIKKYPKLTEVASIRPATMVGHYRDHKYDNKPYGGFYTQDDIRDVVKYAQARFITVIPEIEMPGHSVAVLAAYPELGGNIDRMLPVSSTWGVHDQVLFPREETFTFLENVLTEVMDLFPSQYIHIGGDECPKTEWKQSRFCQELMKKEGLKDEHELQSYFIRRIDKFVMSKGRRIIGWDEILEGGLSPNATVMSWRGIKGGIAAARQNHDVVMSPTTYCYLDYYQVDPKTQPQPVAIGGFLPLEKVYSFNPSVSDSLTSEQAKHVLGVQANIWSEYLPTTQYVEYMTYPRLIAVAETAWTPAEGKNIDDFKQRLEVHKKRLDYLNVNYFEAPINKNFEYVWPKETAKK; this is encoded by the coding sequence ATGAAAAAACGACTAGTCTGCCTGATTACTCTATTGGTTTCGGCAGGGGGATTATATGCGCAAACGGCTACGTACGCCATTATGCCCAAACCCACCCGATTGGAAACGAATAGTGGGAGCTATATCCTACCGGCAAAACCGGTTATTACAGTACAGTCAACTCATGCGGAGGTTCGCCGAATTGCGCAGATGCTGGCCGATCAATTGGCAAAATCTACAGGCACAACCCCAACGGTTACGGTTGGTAAAGTAGCAAAAGGAATTGCGTTTGTACCTGCTCAAGGATCGAAGTTAGGGGCTGAGGGATACACGCTTACTGTTTCGCCGAAACAAATTAGTATATCCGCTGAGCAACCTCAGGGTTTTTTCTATGGTGTCCAATCGCTCATGCAACTGATGCCAGCGGCTGTGTTCAGCTCCACAAAAGTAGGTGGAGTGACCTGGTCAATACCTGCCTGCATGATCGAAGACCAGCCACGATATGGCTATCGGGGCTCGATGCTCGATGTAGGTCGTTATTTCTACCCAGTGCCATTTATAAAAAAATACATCGACCTACTGGCTCTGCACAAAATGAATACATTTCACTGGCATTTAACGGAGGACCAGGGCTGGCGGATCGAAATCAAAAAATACCCTAAATTGACAGAAGTGGCTTCTATCCGACCAGCAACCATGGTGGGCCATTACCGGGATCATAAATACGACAACAAGCCTTACGGTGGTTTCTATACGCAGGACGACATACGGGACGTGGTTAAATATGCGCAGGCGCGTTTTATAACGGTTATTCCCGAAATTGAAATGCCTGGTCACTCCGTTGCGGTGCTGGCTGCCTACCCCGAACTAGGTGGTAACATCGACCGTATGCTGCCCGTAAGCAGCACCTGGGGTGTCCATGATCAAGTGCTTTTTCCGCGCGAGGAAACGTTTACGTTTCTGGAAAATGTGCTTACCGAAGTAATGGATTTGTTTCCGAGTCAATACATCCACATTGGCGGTGATGAATGCCCGAAAACGGAATGGAAACAGAGCCGGTTCTGTCAGGAATTGATGAAGAAAGAAGGCCTGAAAGATGAACACGAACTGCAAAGCTATTTTATCCGTCGCATCGACAAATTTGTTATGTCCAAAGGCCGCCGGATCATTGGCTGGGACGAAATTCTGGAGGGGGGACTATCGCCAAATGCTACGGTAATGAGCTGGCGGGGTATAAAGGGAGGCATTGCTGCTGCTCGTCAGAATCATGATGTTGTGATGAGTCCAACCACTTACTGCTACCTCGATTACTACCAGGTCGATCCGAAAACGCAGCCTCAACCAGTCGCAATTGGCGGTTTTTTGCCCCTCGAAAAAGTGTATAGTTTTAACCCATCAGTGTCGGATAGTCTGACTTCTGAACAGGCAAAGCACGTACTAGGTGTGCAGGCTAACATTTGGTCGGAATATCTGCCAACGACACAATACGTTGAGTATATGACCTACCCACGCCTGATTGCCGTTGCCGAAACGGCCTGGACACCCGCCGAGGGTAAGAACATTGACGATTTCAAGCAGCGTCTGGAAGTACATAAAAAACGATTAGACTACCTGAATGTCAATTACTTTGAAGCTCCGATCAATAAGAACTTCGAGTATGTCTGGCCGAAAGAAACCGCGAAGAAATAA
- a CDS encoding GDSL-type esterase/lipase family protein, translating to MIPFYSIAQNAPFENEILAFEKADKTSPPPRNPIVFTGSSSIRMWDNLTDYFPKHTILQRGFGGSQLSDVVRYADRVIVPYHPKQIVLYAGENDIASGNQTGQQTFDRFVALFVHVRQKLPNVLFTFISIKPSPSRRKFFPENDIANDLIKQYLAKRKNTQFVDIRPVMLTKAGQPVPELFKPDSLHMLPEGYQRWATVLRPYLK from the coding sequence TTGATCCCATTCTACTCGATAGCACAAAATGCGCCCTTCGAAAATGAAATCCTTGCGTTTGAAAAAGCGGACAAAACCTCGCCACCACCCCGAAATCCGATTGTGTTTACGGGCAGTTCATCCATTCGGATGTGGGATAATTTAACCGATTATTTTCCTAAACATACTATACTCCAGCGTGGATTTGGTGGATCTCAGCTAAGTGATGTAGTACGCTATGCGGATCGGGTTATTGTTCCGTATCACCCAAAGCAAATTGTTCTGTACGCAGGCGAAAATGACATTGCTTCCGGCAACCAAACCGGGCAACAGACCTTTGACCGTTTTGTAGCCTTATTTGTGCATGTTCGCCAGAAATTGCCTAATGTGCTGTTTACCTTTATCTCGATCAAGCCCAGCCCCTCGCGTCGGAAGTTTTTCCCCGAAAACGATATCGCTAATGACCTCATTAAACAGTATCTGGCGAAACGAAAGAATACTCAATTCGTGGATATTCGGCCTGTGATGCTTACAAAAGCCGGACAGCCTGTCCCCGAACTATTTAAGCCCGACAGCTTGCACATGCTGCCCGAAGGCTATCAGCGGTGGGCTACGGTGTTGCGTCCTTATTTGAAGTAA
- the murF gene encoding UDP-N-acetylmuramoyl-tripeptide--D-alanyl-D-alanine ligase, with protein MNTIEQLYHKFQECTGVSTDTRRITPDCLFVALKGDKFDGNQFAGQALAAGARYALVDDPAVAARDQERCLLVTDGLTALQDLARHHRKTFSFPVIGLTGSNGKTTTKELIAAVLSKNYQTYATIGNLNNHIGVPLTLLAITEQYEMAVVEMGANHQKEIELLCSITQPTHGLITNVGKAHLEGFGGIEGVRKGKGELYDYLIQNGQTVFINSRDKTLTAMYRERLKHHRPEAVFAEAIFYPAVDSPNEPIELVQESPVVVYRDSNGQEITTHLPGRYNFENMMAALAIGDYFGISPEEANRAIADYNPTNNRSQVITKGTNTVLLDAYNANPSSMSAAIRQFAATPAKRKVVILGDMYELGDESEAEHAALGKLIADSQFDLVILAGKDMHYALGYLPKAYYFPDKFSLHNWLMDNPMSDTHVLVKGSRGMSLETVVPFI; from the coding sequence ATGAATACCATCGAACAACTATACCATAAATTTCAGGAATGCACGGGTGTTTCGACCGATACACGCCGAATTACCCCCGATTGCCTGTTTGTTGCCCTCAAAGGGGATAAGTTTGATGGGAATCAATTTGCCGGGCAGGCTCTGGCAGCGGGTGCCCGCTATGCACTGGTTGATGACCCCGCCGTTGCCGCCCGCGATCAGGAACGCTGTTTGCTCGTTACTGACGGGTTAACGGCCTTGCAGGACCTGGCTCGCCACCACCGAAAAACGTTTAGCTTCCCCGTTATTGGTCTAACCGGCTCCAATGGCAAGACGACTACAAAAGAGTTAATAGCGGCTGTATTGTCGAAAAATTACCAAACCTATGCCACTATCGGCAATCTGAACAATCATATTGGTGTGCCACTAACCTTGCTCGCTATTACTGAGCAGTATGAAATGGCGGTTGTTGAGATGGGCGCGAACCATCAGAAGGAAATTGAACTCCTTTGTTCCATTACCCAACCTACGCACGGTTTGATTACCAATGTTGGCAAAGCACATCTGGAAGGTTTCGGGGGAATTGAGGGTGTTCGAAAAGGCAAAGGCGAATTGTATGATTACCTGATTCAGAACGGCCAAACGGTCTTTATCAATTCGCGCGATAAAACCCTGACCGCCATGTACCGCGAACGACTGAAACATCACCGCCCGGAGGCTGTCTTTGCCGAAGCTATCTTCTATCCCGCTGTGGATTCACCCAACGAGCCAATTGAATTAGTGCAGGAGTCGCCCGTTGTTGTTTACCGTGATTCAAACGGTCAGGAAATAACAACCCATCTGCCGGGGCGATATAATTTCGAGAACATGATGGCGGCACTGGCAATCGGCGATTATTTCGGTATATCGCCCGAAGAGGCCAATCGCGCTATTGCGGATTACAATCCAACCAATAACCGCTCGCAGGTCATTACCAAAGGCACCAATACGGTGTTGCTCGATGCGTATAATGCCAACCCCAGTTCAATGTCGGCGGCCATTCGCCAGTTTGCCGCTACTCCGGCCAAACGCAAAGTGGTGATTTTAGGTGATATGTACGAACTCGGCGACGAAAGTGAAGCGGAACATGCGGCACTGGGTAAACTCATTGCCGACAGCCAGTTTGACCTGGTCATTCTGGCCGGCAAAGACATGCACTACGCCCTGGGCTATCTGCCGAAAGCCTACTATTTTCCTGATAAATTTTCGTTACACAACTGGCTCATGGACAATCCTATGAGCGATACGCACGTATTGGTGAAAGGCTCTCGGGGCATGAGTTTAGAGACCGTCGTGCCTTTTATTTGA